The Marispirochaeta aestuarii genome contains the following window.
TGACGCAGCCCTGTCGGAGCTGGCCCCCGGAAAACTGATACTCTATATTGATGCACCCCTGACACACAGCAGGGACCTTGCCCGGGAACTGCGGGCTGGACTCTCCAGACGAAGAGGAGAAACACAGGTTCTGCTGGCAGATCATGCTGATGAGGTACTGAAGCAGGCCCCGGACATTGCGTCCAGCGGGGATTCCGAGATTATCGATTCAGTGGACCGGGTTTTTGATCTTACCAGGTTTACTCTGGAAAAAGGTCTGAATGCCCGTTTCCCGGACCTTGCGGAGTTTATCGGGGACTCGGATAAGCTCGAAACTGCCCGGAATTAAGCGGTGGATGCCCGTTACAGCCGCATCTGAAAACCTGTCTTGCTCTCAGAATCGAAACCGAGGGATCTATAGAATTCATGGGCTTCCTTACGATTCGCACTGCTCATAAGCATTACCTTGTAGCAGTTGTACCGATGGGCAAGATCGATGGCATTCTGCAGCAGCGCCCTGCCATACCCCTTTCGCCGGTAACGCGGGGCGGTAACTACATTTTCTATAAGCATATATGGGCGACGGCTACGGGTCAGGTTCGGGAGTATCGAGACAACGCAGCTTGCTGTAAGTTCGCTTCCTTCCTCCGCCACCAGAATCCTGTGCATCTCTCCCGCCTGGAGA
Protein-coding sequences here:
- a CDS encoding GNAT family N-acetyltransferase, which codes for MLIREARGQDMEGVLGLYQHLQPDEDFTDTEKYRGTWNTILQAGEMHRILVAEEGSELTASCVVSILPNLTRSRRPYMLIENVVTAPRYRRKGYGRALLQNAIDLAHRYNCYKVMLMSSANRKEAHEFYRSLGFDSESKTGFQMRL